CGCCGCGATGCGCAGCTCGTACCTGTCCTTGTCGGTCAGCTTGAAGTCGGCAAGCGGGCCTTCCATCGTCGCATCGACCGCATCGGCCAGCAGCATGGTCAGTTCGGGAACGCGCTGGCAGTGACCGCCGGTGTGGGCCGATTTTTCGTCGATGGCCAGATTGATCAGCTTGATGAATGATTCGAACAGCGTTTCCAGTTGCTCGACCAACTGGCGATTGGTCAGCGCAATCGCTGCCTGCGAGGCCAGCGACTCGGCCAGCCGCTGGTCGGCCTGCGAAAACTCGGTCACCTCGCCACTGCCCGTCTTCAGTGCATTGATCAGTTGCAGCACGCCGATGATTTCACCTTCGTGGTTTTTCATCGGCACGGTGAGAAAGGATTGCGAGCGATAGCCGGTGCGCTCGTCGAATTTGCGCGTTCCCGAAAAATCGAAGCCTTGTGCGGCATAGGCATCGGAAATATTCACCGTTTTACCGTGAAGCGCGGCATACGCCGCAACCAGGGTGTTGTTCGGTGAGCCATCCGGGTTGTAGAGCGGCAAATCGGGAAACTTGCCGGAGGTCGATTGGCCGCTACTGCCGCCGAAGGCAATATTCAGAGAATCGGTCCGGACAATTTCGAAATGCAGCGACTGGCCATCCTCTGCCAGCAGATAAAGCGTACCGCCATCGGCGCGGGTAATGGCCTTCGCGGCGAGGAGGATTTTCTCAAGCAACAGGTTGATATCGCGTTCATTTGAAAGCGATGCCCCGATATCGTTGAGCTGTTCAAGCCGGCGAAAAAGATCCTGAATGGTTTCCATGACTACCCCCGATTGGCTGCTGACAGCCGGTTCTTTGCGGCACTCATGCGCCGCTCCCGAGCAAGCCATCCTGCAACCAGAAAGCCTTGAAGCCGCGCTGGGCAAGCAGGAAGGCGGCTGCCGAGCTGCGCCGCCCGGAACGGCAATAAACAATGTATTCACGTGATTGATCAAGCAGGCCAAAGGCCGAGCGAATTTCGCTCAAGGGCAAGTTGACCGCGCCAGGCAAGCCATTTTCGGCAAACTCGGCGGCGTAGCGCACGTCCAGCCAGCAAGCACCGGCCGCAATTCTGGCATCGGCCGCCGCACGGCCAAGTGCATGCAGCAAAGGCGTGCGCAGCAAGGCGAGAAAATCCGGTTTGGCCAGACGAAACAGCACGCCGTCCGTTTTCATCACGACTGAAGCATTGCGCAGGGAGTCTGACACCAGAGCTTCTTCACCAAAGGCATCGCCGGCTTTGAACTCGGC
The sequence above is drawn from the Dechloromonas sp. TW-R-39-2 genome and encodes:
- a CDS encoding HD family phosphohydrolase produces the protein METIQDLFRRLEQLNDIGASLSNERDINLLLEKILLAAKAITRADGGTLYLLAEDGQSLHFEIVRTDSLNIAFGGSSGQSTSGKFPDLPLYNPDGSPNNTLVAAYAALHGKTVNISDAYAAQGFDFSGTRKFDERTGYRSQSFLTVPMKNHEGEIIGVLQLINALKTGSGEVTEFSQADQRLAESLASQAAIALTNRQLVEQLETLFESFIKLINLAIDEKSAHTGGHCQRVPELTMLLADAVDATMEGPLADFKLTDKDRYELRIAALMHDCGKVTTPVHVVDKATKLQTIYDRIDLIDTRFEIVKRDAEIRKWRQIAGGQEAAEAERALLDFCRECDVDRDFLRQANIGGERMSDEAIERVKAMAGKYRWTNPAGVETDFLSADELDNLTIRAGTLTQNEREIINHHIVATIRMLEQLPWPKHLRNVPEYAGGHHERMDGKGYPKGLKRDEMSWQARMMGISDIFEALTAKDRPYKEAMKLTQALGIMENFKKGGHIDPDLFDVFVQGEVFRKYAASYLLAEQVDC